In Methanosphaera sp. ISO3-F5, a genomic segment contains:
- a CDS encoding O-acetylhomoserine aminocarboxypropyltransferase/cysteine synthase family protein — translation MAYEVKNKKNIATIGLHVGQEETDETGSRAVPIYQTTSYVFNDTDQAANRFALTEPGNIYTRLTNPTTEAFEKRIAAIEGGTAAYATSSGMSAIFYTIINLTEVGDNIVSADNLYGGTFELFENTLPNLGRTVKFVDSQSPEEFEAAIDEKTRAIYVESIGNPKLDIPDFDVLSEIAHKNGIPLIADNTVGIGSVRPFDHGADIISSSATKYIGGHGTTLGGVIIEKGDFNWDNGKFPGLTEPDETYNGLKFYEALGPVAFTTRIRAVLGRDTGAVPSPFGSFLLLQGLETLSLRIEKHAENALAVAKHLEAHPKVAWVTYSGLESSPNHEIAKKYAEKGYGGIVSFGLKAGYQGAVDFINHTELLSLLANIGDAKSLVIHPASTTHSQLTEEQQRATGVTPDLIRFSVGIEDLEDILADVDQALDKI, via the coding sequence GTGGCATACGAAGTAAAAAATAAAAAAAATATAGCAACAATAGGATTACATGTCGGACAAGAAGAAACAGATGAAACAGGCTCAAGAGCAGTACCAATATACCAGACAACATCATACGTATTCAACGACACAGATCAAGCAGCAAACCGATTCGCATTAACAGAACCAGGAAACATATACACAAGACTAACAAACCCAACAACAGAAGCATTCGAAAAAAGAATCGCAGCAATAGAAGGAGGAACAGCAGCATACGCAACATCATCCGGAATGTCCGCAATATTCTACACAATAATCAACCTAACAGAAGTAGGAGACAACATAGTATCAGCAGATAACCTATACGGAGGAACATTCGAATTATTCGAAAACACACTTCCAAACCTCGGAAGAACAGTAAAATTCGTAGACTCACAATCACCAGAAGAATTCGAAGCAGCAATAGATGAAAAAACAAGAGCAATCTATGTAGAATCCATAGGAAACCCAAAACTAGACATACCAGACTTTGACGTATTATCCGAAATAGCCCACAAAAACGGAATACCATTAATAGCAGACAACACCGTAGGAATAGGATCAGTAAGACCATTCGACCATGGAGCAGATATAATATCAAGCAGTGCAACAAAATATATAGGAGGACACGGAACAACACTAGGTGGAGTCATCATAGAAAAAGGAGACTTCAACTGGGACAATGGAAAATTCCCTGGATTAACCGAACCTGATGAAACATACAACGGATTAAAATTCTATGAAGCACTAGGCCCAGTAGCATTCACAACAAGAATAAGAGCAGTACTTGGAAGAGACACAGGAGCAGTACCAAGCCCATTCGGTTCATTCCTATTACTACAAGGACTAGAAACATTAAGTTTAAGAATTGAAAAACATGCAGAAAACGCATTAGCAGTAGCAAAACACTTAGAAGCACATCCAAAAGTAGCATGGGTGACCTACTCTGGTCTAGAAAGCAGTCCAAACCACGAAATAGCAAAAAAATATGCTGAAAAAGGTTATGGTGGAATAGTATCATTCGGACTAAAAGCAGGATATCAGGGAGCAGTAGATTTCATAAATCACACAGAACTATTATCCCTATTAGCAAACATAGGCGATGCAAAATCACTAGTAATCCACCCAGCATCAACAACACACTCACAATTAACAGAAGAACAACAAAGAGCAACAGGAGTAACACCAGATCTGATAAGATTTTCAGTAG